The following proteins are encoded in a genomic region of uncultured Ilyobacter sp.:
- the rfbA gene encoding glucose-1-phosphate thymidylyltransferase RfbA: MKGIILAGGSGTRLYPVTKAISKQMVPIYDKPMIYYPLSVLMLAGIRDILIISTPRDIKVFEELLGDGNNFGLQLQYAVQEKPNGLAEAFIIGEEFIENDNVALILGDNIFYGYGFGSILGNAGKLSEGAKIFGYYVKNPSVFGVVEFDSDGMVTSLEEKPEQPKSNYAIPGLYFYDKTVVEKAKKIKPSDRGELEITDINRLYLEEEKLNCINLGRGMAWLDTGTFEGLLDATNFVKAVQDRQGIMIACPEEIAYLKGWISKEKIKELAEPLLKTHYGQYLMNLIK; the protein is encoded by the coding sequence ATGAAAGGCATAATACTAGCGGGGGGAAGCGGAACCAGGCTCTATCCTGTGACGAAGGCTATAAGCAAACAAATGGTACCAATATATGACAAACCAATGATTTATTATCCTTTGTCGGTACTTATGTTGGCGGGGATAAGAGATATATTAATTATATCAACCCCAAGAGATATAAAAGTATTTGAAGAGCTGTTGGGAGATGGTAATAATTTTGGACTGCAACTCCAGTATGCTGTTCAGGAGAAGCCAAATGGGCTGGCAGAGGCTTTTATAATCGGAGAGGAATTTATTGAAAATGATAATGTAGCTCTTATTCTTGGAGACAATATTTTTTATGGGTATGGATTCGGAAGTATATTGGGGAATGCTGGTAAATTATCAGAGGGAGCAAAAATTTTCGGATATTACGTCAAAAATCCAAGCGTTTTTGGAGTAGTGGAATTTGATTCAGATGGAATGGTTACTTCACTCGAAGAAAAGCCTGAGCAACCCAAATCTAACTATGCAATACCAGGTCTTTATTTTTATGATAAAACAGTTGTTGAAAAAGCTAAAAAAATAAAACCGTCTGACAGAGGCGAACTGGAGATAACGGATATAAATAGACTTTATCTTGAGGAAGAAAAGCTAAACTGTATAAACCTTGGGAGAGGGATGGCCTGGCTGGATACAGGGACATTTGAGGGACTTTTAGATGCCACAAACTTTGTCAAAGCTGTGCAAGACAGACAGGGGATAATGATAGCTTGTCCTGAGGAGATAGCATATCTAAAAGGGTGGATATCCAAAGAAAAAATTAAAGAGTTAGCAGAACCGCTTTTAAAAACACACTATGGACAGTATTTGATGAACTTGATAAAGTAA
- a CDS encoding polysaccharide pyruvyl transferase family protein, translated as MFRILCIEGYVENNLGDDLMFKNIIENTNYDEYIVLGSENGITYPIKKKIKFISKEKFKRIIIKDFFLKFKSKNIDLAYVGGSLFMDRGNGKVARGKQRFSFLCRLLGIKTFVVGSNLGPIHNEKRYTKNILKFSKLVQNWSVRDKFSYNFLRNLGVQNVQMLPDIVFSTDIKDFKIKNDKKVCISIIRYEDASKRYDSKNSENYYKDIIEWANYFHKNGYSVKLLSFHNQADISISNELIKEIPFAEIVSYEGENILEEISTSEYIIATRFHSAILGALFGKKMVVYSYNSKTKNYLDSKNFEILKFGEKKDIKLFGKLEVKNSEIENSFEHSRKLMIGK; from the coding sequence ATGTTTAGAATATTGTGCATAGAAGGTTATGTAGAAAATAATTTAGGCGATGACCTAATGTTTAAAAATATTATAGAGAATACAAATTATGATGAATATATAGTTTTGGGTTCTGAAAATGGGATAACATATCCTATCAAAAAAAAAATAAAGTTTATTTCAAAAGAAAAATTTAAAAGAATAATTATTAAAGATTTCTTTTTAAAATTTAAATCAAAGAATATTGATCTTGCATATGTAGGCGGCTCCTTATTCATGGACAGGGGTAATGGTAAAGTTGCCAGGGGAAAACAAAGATTTTCTTTTTTATGCAGGTTATTGGGAATAAAAACTTTTGTTGTTGGAAGTAATTTAGGTCCAATACATAATGAGAAGCGATATACTAAAAATATTTTAAAGTTTTCAAAACTTGTACAAAACTGGAGTGTGAGAGATAAATTTTCTTATAATTTTCTTAGAAATTTAGGGGTTCAAAATGTACAAATGCTACCAGATATAGTTTTTAGTACTGATATTAAAGATTTCAAAATTAAAAATGATAAAAAAGTATGTATTTCTATTATAAGGTACGAAGATGCATCTAAAAGATATGATAGTAAAAATTCAGAAAATTATTATAAAGATATAATTGAATGGGCTAATTATTTTCACAAAAACGGATATAGTGTTAAATTACTTAGTTTTCACAATCAAGCTGATATTTCTATTTCAAATGAATTGATTAAAGAAATCCCATTTGCTGAAATTGTTAGCTATGAAGGTGAAAACATATTAGAAGAAATATCTACTTCTGAATATATAATTGCCACAAGATTTCATTCTGCAATTTTAGGAGCACTATTTGGTAAAAAAATGGTTGTTTATTCGTATAATAGTAAAACTAAAAATTACTTAGATTCCAAAAATTTCGAAATTTTAAAATTTGGAGAGAAAAAAGATATTAAGTTGTTTGGGAAATTGGAAGTTAAGAATTCTGAAATAGAAAATTCATTTGAACATTCTAGAAAATTAATGATTGGAAAATGA
- a CDS encoding glycosyltransferase produces MEEVVTVIIPIYNRFEHIKIIFEALMRQTLKPNEVILSDDGSSLDVLEYLKSNFIDFPFKLKCVYQKDLGFRKTRALNNGVREANDGFLIFIDQDLIFGEDFIKNICKMREKNKFIMLRPGNTDEGEKKIIINNFKNLEYKEILKSISFMGKEISKLDYKRDMKNNLLYRLKLRDRGAKFVGMAYALYKEDYIRINGYDEEYQGWGYEDDDFGNRLYKAGLKSKPIYLEDVPLHLWHPFDPTKKKSINEEYYYKRKKEISRKNYKCEYGYDKSKGNDEVVVSELLKN; encoded by the coding sequence ATGGAAGAGGTAGTGACGGTAATTATACCGATATATAACAGATTTGAGCATATCAAAATTATTTTTGAGGCACTTATGAGGCAGACTTTAAAACCAAATGAAGTTATTTTGTCAGATGACGGCTCTAGTTTGGATGTATTAGAATATTTAAAATCTAATTTCATAGATTTTCCATTTAAATTAAAGTGTGTTTATCAAAAAGATCTTGGTTTTAGAAAAACGAGGGCATTAAATAATGGTGTCAGAGAAGCAAATGATGGATTTTTAATTTTTATAGATCAAGATTTAATTTTTGGGGAAGACTTTATAAAAAACATTTGTAAAATGAGAGAAAAAAACAAATTTATAATGTTAAGGCCAGGTAATACTGATGAGGGCGAAAAAAAAATTATCATAAATAATTTTAAAAATTTAGAATATAAAGAAATTTTAAAAAGCATTTCTTTTATGGGGAAAGAGATATCAAAATTAGATTATAAAAGGGATATGAAAAATAATCTTTTATATAGATTAAAACTCAGAGACAGAGGTGCCAAATTTGTAGGAATGGCATATGCTCTTTATAAAGAAGACTATATAAGAATAAATGGTTATGATGAAGAATATCAAGGGTGGGGTTATGAAGATGATGACTTTGGAAATAGATTGTATAAAGCAGGCTTAAAAAGTAAGCCTATCTATTTAGAAGATGTTCCTTTACATTTATGGCATCCTTTTGACCCAACAAAGAAAAAAAGCATTAACGAGGAATATTATTATAAAAGAAAAAAAGAGATTTCTAGAAAAAATTATAAGTGTGAGTATGGTTATGATAAATCTAAGGGAAATGATGAGGTTGTAGTTAGCGAATTACTAAAAAATTAA
- a CDS encoding glycosyltransferase codes for MKEFEITVSISMVTYNHEKYIRQALDSILMQKVNFRYEIVVGDDCSSDETQNILKTYAQKNPDKFVLLLRQRNLGATNNYFDVIQHCRGKYIAFLEGDDFWTDENKLKTQVEFLESNKSCDAVAHRHKIVDPDGDCKYLSHKKIEVEKYFNKKDALRYGPNLFHLNTLVYKNFFRGCADNYTIIRDSNQYGIHSLMIYLLASRSDIYIMSRCMSAWRVVVSDEAHNYTSFVAKNPLLVKRNTLLMYFNFRNYFGTTYDFSKRITEAFIDTSICLLCSEEQDKFKEINSHFKKLKIKERIILPQKIIRIFTPRKILKFIKRKYIGEN; via the coding sequence ATGAAAGAGTTCGAAATTACGGTTAGTATATCTATGGTGACTTATAATCACGAAAAATATATTAGGCAAGCTCTAGATAGTATACTTATGCAAAAAGTAAACTTTAGATATGAGATAGTAGTCGGTGATGATTGTTCCTCTGATGAAACTCAAAATATTTTAAAGACGTACGCTCAAAAAAATCCTGATAAATTTGTACTGTTATTGAGGCAGCGTAATCTAGGTGCGACCAATAATTATTTTGATGTCATTCAACATTGTAGAGGAAAATACATCGCTTTTTTAGAAGGTGATGATTTTTGGACTGATGAAAATAAATTGAAAACTCAGGTAGAGTTTTTAGAATCTAATAAAAGTTGTGATGCTGTTGCTCATAGGCATAAAATAGTTGACCCCGATGGGGATTGTAAATATCTATCTCATAAGAAAATAGAAGTGGAAAAATATTTTAATAAAAAAGATGCATTGAGATATGGTCCTAACCTTTTTCATCTAAATACATTAGTTTATAAAAATTTTTTTCGTGGATGTGCAGATAACTACACTATTATAAGGGACTCAAACCAATATGGAATTCATTCTTTAATGATTTACTTATTAGCAAGTAGAAGTGATATTTACATAATGAGTCGTTGCATGAGTGCATGGCGGGTGGTAGTAAGTGATGAAGCACATAATTATACTTCATTTGTAGCAAAAAATCCTTTATTAGTAAAAAGGAATACGCTGTTAATGTATTTCAACTTTAGAAATTATTTTGGGACAACTTATGACTTTTCTAAACGTATAACAGAGGCATTTATAGATACATCAATTTGTTTATTATGCTCAGAGGAACAGGATAAATTTAAAGAGATAAATAGTCACTTTAAAAAACTAAAAATTAAAGAAAGAATAATATTACCTCAAAAGATAATCCGAATTTTTACGCCTAGAAAAATTTTAAAATTTATTAAGCGTAAATATATTGGAGAAAATTAA
- a CDS encoding acyltransferase has translation MGLKLNHLLKFSVVKVKNRNRFLSKGKIKNTQIRIKGENNEFNLCDNGKIRDSNIYIRGKNNKIHFGKNVDIRRLKIGLYTSGHEIFIGNNTTMGGGEISMDGSPAKISVGEDCMFSYNIEIRTTDSHAIYKINTNERLNPEEDIVVGNHVWVGANSTILKGSMLEDGSILGSGSVLKGKLDKNCIAAGIPAKVIKREIEWKR, from the coding sequence ATGGGATTAAAGTTGAATCATCTATTAAAATTTAGTGTTGTTAAAGTAAAAAATAGAAATAGATTTCTTTCAAAAGGTAAAATAAAAAATACACAGATAAGAATTAAAGGTGAAAACAATGAGTTTAATTTGTGTGATAATGGTAAGATCAGAGATTCTAATATATATATTAGAGGAAAAAATAACAAAATTCATTTTGGAAAAAATGTAGATATAAGGAGATTAAAAATAGGACTATATACAAGCGGCCATGAAATATTTATAGGGAATAATACAACAATGGGAGGCGGTGAAATCTCTATGGATGGTTCTCCAGCCAAGATTTCCGTTGGTGAAGACTGTATGTTCTCATATAATATAGAGATTAGAACAACAGACTCTCATGCCATATATAAAATTAATACAAATGAAAGATTAAATCCAGAAGAAGATATAGTTGTTGGGAATCATGTTTGGGTAGGTGCAAATAGTACAATATTAAAAGGTAGTATGCTTGAAGATGGGAGTATTTTAGGCTCTGGCAGTGTACTAAAGGGGAAATTAGACAAGAATTGTATTGCCGCAGGGATTCCGGCAAAAGTTATAAAAAGGGAGATAGAATGGAAGAGGTAG
- a CDS encoding DegT/DnrJ/EryC1/StrS family aminotransferase has product MKKKSFNPIMVTKSFLPPIEEYKKEIEKIWETNWLTNMGPLHQEFKKNLKGYLKCDNISLFVNGHQALEIALKSLDLKSGGEVITTPFTFASTTHAIVNCGLTPVFCDIDLKTYNIDAKKIEQKITEKTVAILPVHVFGTPCDIKKIDEISQKYNLKVIYDAAHTFGVEVDGNGIGSFGDISMFSLHATKVFHSIEGGVLTYKDKTFEKRIKNLKNFGITGPEEVVTVGGNSKMNEFQAAMGLVNIRYIDKEIENRKRVAKKYRDVLKEIDGIKFLEDIPGVKHNYAYFPILIKEEKFGITRDDLHEKLKEYNIFTRKYFHPLITEFDCYKGKYNDDDLDVAKYVGKRILALPMYGKLKEKEVIYIFNKIKFLKSGSL; this is encoded by the coding sequence ATGAAAAAAAAATCTTTTAATCCTATTATGGTTACCAAGTCCTTTTTACCTCCAATAGAAGAATATAAAAAAGAGATTGAAAAAATATGGGAAACAAACTGGCTCACTAATATGGGACCGCTTCACCAGGAGTTTAAAAAAAATCTGAAAGGGTATCTGAAATGCGATAATATTTCCTTATTTGTCAATGGTCACCAGGCACTTGAGATAGCTTTAAAATCTTTAGATTTAAAAAGTGGTGGAGAAGTAATAACCACTCCGTTTACCTTCGCCTCTACAACTCATGCAATTGTAAACTGCGGACTAACTCCGGTATTTTGTGATATTGATTTGAAAACGTACAACATAGATGCAAAAAAAATCGAACAAAAAATAACTGAAAAAACAGTGGCTATATTACCTGTACATGTTTTTGGAACTCCGTGTGATATAAAAAAGATTGATGAAATATCACAAAAATATAATCTAAAAGTTATTTATGATGCGGCACATACTTTTGGAGTTGAAGTTGATGGTAATGGGATAGGAAGTTTTGGGGACATATCCATGTTTTCACTCCATGCAACAAAGGTTTTCCATTCAATAGAGGGAGGAGTATTAACTTATAAAGATAAAACTTTTGAAAAAAGGATTAAAAATTTAAAGAATTTTGGAATAACAGGTCCAGAGGAAGTTGTGACTGTTGGAGGAAATTCAAAAATGAATGAATTTCAGGCAGCAATGGGGCTTGTAAATATAAGATATATAGATAAAGAGATAGAAAACAGAAAAAGGGTAGCAAAGAAATATAGAGACGTACTTAAAGAAATTGATGGAATAAAATTCTTAGAAGATATACCAGGTGTAAAGCATAATTATGCTTATTTCCCAATTTTGATAAAAGAGGAAAAATTTGGAATAACTAGAGATGATCTACATGAGAAATTAAAAGAATATAACATTTTTACTAGAAAATATTTCCATCCGCTTATAACAGAATTTGATTGCTATAAAGGAAAGTATAACGATGATGATTTAGATGTTGCTAAATATGTAGGTAAAAGGATTTTGGCACTCCCTATGTATGGAAAATTAAAAGAAAAGGAAGTAATATATATATTCAATAAAATTAAATTTTTAAAAAGTGGTTCTCTTTAA
- a CDS encoding acyltransferase → MSFYSEKELKEIGFKSFGKEVLISRKISIYGAENMSIGDNVRIDDFCILSGEINIGSHIHIAAGNYIFAGSTGVELKDFVGLSSRCSIYATSDDYTGRALIGPIIPEKYRRVQSRKVILEKYTVLGSGTTLLPGSYLEEGVAVGANSLVYKRLKEWSIYSGSPVTKVRDRKKELLEKAKVFELEYQERKKP, encoded by the coding sequence ATGTCATTTTATAGTGAAAAAGAACTTAAAGAAATTGGATTCAAAAGCTTTGGCAAGGAAGTTTTAATCAGCAGAAAAATTAGCATATACGGAGCCGAGAATATGTCAATTGGTGACAATGTAAGAATAGATGATTTTTGTATATTAAGTGGAGAAATAAACATAGGCTCTCATATTCATATAGCAGCAGGAAACTATATTTTTGCTGGGAGTACAGGAGTTGAACTAAAAGATTTTGTTGGGCTATCTTCGAGATGTTCAATATATGCTACATCTGATGACTATACTGGAAGAGCTTTAATAGGCCCAATTATACCAGAAAAATATAGGCGAGTTCAGTCAAGAAAAGTAATTTTAGAAAAATATACTGTTTTAGGAAGTGGAACAACTCTTTTACCTGGATCTTATCTTGAGGAAGGAGTAGCTGTTGGAGCAAATAGTTTAGTTTATAAAAGACTAAAAGAATGGTCTATATACAGTGGTTCTCCTGTAACTAAGGTCAGAGATAGAAAAAAAGAACTTCTTGAAAAAGCTAAGGTATTTGAACTTGAGTATCAAGAGAGGAAAAAACCATGA
- a CDS encoding UvrD-helicase domain-containing protein codes for MRRVILGETGSGKTENAIKRYCRMLSDGINSNDILVLVANRTERIKWMKTVDFQVASQLRIFSYFGFIQRELKLFWPVVLQKCSLIKKHEIEPVFMHYEASQSLMSKTVEFYRKKDYLKGIISSDEEIARKLLSNITGASLSNTSYRKIGERIYKSKIEDEKLEIEFYKEMNEITVRYIERILEEGIVDNAVSIYLYFNYLLKDEKYLEYLQNNVKYLVVDNLENVSISQGDFIMELSKWVKGSILYYNTDGPYGIYQFSRNYIEKELLPNFQEERLEKNEDAEKFREFIEVLSKNLMLDTEERSENQDIKTDLENEFRSKEDKKVLRLVAELLEQGVPENEISVITPRYNVTLDFGLSRISEKRDIKYLYTSKNDKVTDNPYVFALTIFALVFYRFDKIRINYDEMKVFINIVLQMDLISSALLADYLSKRDYRLEKVEDKQLLKRLPKEKIEEYNNMVEFVESLDREMTINQFFTSVYLEYFVGRSDDAKDIKACRELMDSSEDFVRVMESFQMLKDANYEFIKFIREGAKTTPTLEDIGVKLEGGFMSLSTPGSFIGTGRKSRVLILTDVRNPLYTLKSYNEFQNLWSLNKDWPVGRVFTGEDELQVEKLDLDAVLKRLFKSVTEEVYLFGTIYSGRGMEQHSLFYDALLRTLD; via the coding sequence ATGAGAAGAGTTATTTTAGGTGAAACTGGAAGTGGAAAGACAGAAAATGCAATAAAAAGATACTGCCGTATGCTGTCAGACGGAATAAACTCTAACGATATCTTGGTTCTTGTGGCCAACAGGACTGAAAGAATAAAATGGATGAAGACTGTTGATTTTCAGGTGGCATCCCAGCTAAGAATTTTTTCATATTTTGGATTTATCCAAAGGGAGTTAAAGTTGTTCTGGCCGGTGGTTTTACAAAAGTGCAGCCTTATAAAAAAACATGAGATCGAGCCAGTTTTTATGCATTATGAAGCTTCTCAAAGTCTAATGTCCAAAACAGTTGAATTTTATAGAAAAAAGGATTACCTAAAGGGGATCATAAGTAGCGATGAAGAGATTGCTAGGAAACTTTTGTCAAATATCACTGGGGCCTCTTTGTCCAATACAAGTTATAGAAAAATAGGCGAAAGAATATATAAAAGTAAGATAGAAGATGAAAAGCTAGAAATTGAATTTTACAAAGAGATGAATGAAATAACAGTTCGGTATATCGAGAGAATATTGGAAGAGGGGATAGTAGACAATGCAGTGTCAATTTATCTTTATTTCAACTACCTCCTGAAAGATGAAAAATACCTGGAATATCTTCAAAACAATGTAAAATACCTCGTGGTGGACAACTTAGAAAATGTATCCATATCACAGGGAGATTTCATAATGGAGCTTTCTAAGTGGGTGAAGGGAAGCATCCTTTATTACAATACTGATGGACCTTATGGGATATACCAGTTTTCAAGAAATTATATAGAAAAGGAATTACTTCCAAATTTTCAGGAGGAAAGGCTGGAGAAAAATGAAGATGCAGAAAAATTCAGGGAGTTTATAGAGGTTCTTTCGAAAAATCTCATGTTAGATACAGAAGAAAGATCGGAAAATCAGGATATAAAAACAGATCTTGAAAATGAATTCAGGAGTAAAGAGGACAAGAAAGTTCTGAGGCTGGTGGCTGAACTTTTGGAACAGGGAGTACCAGAAAATGAGATATCAGTAATTACCCCGAGATATAATGTTACTTTGGATTTTGGACTTTCTAGAATATCAGAGAAAAGGGACATAAAATACTTATATACATCTAAAAATGATAAGGTCACTGACAACCCCTATGTCTTTGCCTTGACTATTTTTGCCCTGGTTTTTTACAGATTTGACAAAATAAGAATAAATTATGATGAGATGAAGGTCTTTATAAATATAGTCCTTCAGATGGACCTCATAAGTTCCGCCCTTCTGGCAGATTATCTGTCTAAAAGAGACTACAGACTGGAAAAGGTAGAGGACAAGCAGTTGTTAAAAAGGCTTCCTAAGGAGAAAATAGAAGAATACAACAACATGGTTGAATTCGTAGAATCCTTGGACAGGGAGATGACTATAAATCAGTTTTTCACGTCGGTGTATCTAGAATATTTCGTAGGCAGAAGTGACGATGCCAAGGATATAAAGGCCTGTAGGGAACTTATGGATTCATCAGAGGACTTTGTGAGGGTGATGGAGAGTTTTCAGATGCTAAAGGATGCAAATTATGAGTTTATAAAATTTATAAGGGAGGGGGCTAAGACGACGCCTACCTTAGAGGATATAGGGGTTAAATTAGAGGGAGGTTTTATGTCCCTATCCACTCCTGGGAGTTTCATAGGAACTGGAAGAAAAAGCAGGGTACTTATACTGACTGATGTGAGAAATCCCCTCTATACCCTTAAAAGCTATAATGAATTTCAAAACTTATGGTCCTTGAATAAAGACTGGCCTGTAGGGAGAGTTTTCACAGGAGAGGACGAGCTTCAGGTGGAAAAACTAGATTTAGATGCAGTACTGAAAAGACTTTTTAAAAGTGTTACTGAAGAAGTATATTTATTTGGGACAATCTATTCAGGGAGAGGGATGGAGCAACACAGTCTTTTTTATGATGCACTTTTGAGGACACTAGATTAA
- a CDS encoding glycosyltransferase family 9 protein → MLSKMNRLFQDWARPKRLAIGKYIWDRKKNKNDKIDMSKVKKILFLRYDGKIGDMIINTLMFREVKKTYPGIQIDVIVRGTNRQVIENNPYVDKIYEYNKGIKNLKKLAEEIRKEDYDLLIDFSEMLRVKQMMFINLCKVRINIGLDKSRWSLFDISVEPEKDFKWTQHITRRYAAYLKKLGINTEDLSYDIFINSEEEKIGKDLKDKIGVGNKLITINPYGASKHKTFSKEKIKEMVEFFSDKKDTYITFVFPPNKKSEVFEMIKKLKNGKIVINENIKTVRDSAGIIKYSDFIITPDTSVVHIGAAFDKNMVAVYPPNGGKFGVDHLVWAPSNVGRGSEIVFCEDRKIPCDETDINNFNFDEFKSFIMQHFYL, encoded by the coding sequence ATGCTTAGTAAAATGAATAGATTATTCCAGGATTGGGCAAGACCTAAAAGGTTGGCCATAGGCAAGTATATTTGGGACAGGAAAAAAAATAAAAATGATAAAATTGATATGAGTAAAGTAAAAAAAATATTATTTCTACGATATGATGGAAAAATAGGGGATATGATTATAAATACCTTAATGTTTCGAGAAGTAAAAAAAACATATCCTGGGATTCAAATTGATGTGATAGTACGTGGTACCAACAGGCAGGTAATAGAGAATAATCCTTATGTAGATAAAATTTATGAATATAATAAGGGTATTAAAAATTTAAAAAAACTTGCTGAGGAGATAAGAAAAGAGGATTATGATCTTTTAATTGATTTTTCTGAGATGCTTAGAGTTAAGCAAATGATGTTTATTAATCTTTGCAAAGTTAGAATAAATATTGGATTGGATAAGAGTAGGTGGAGTCTTTTTGATATATCTGTGGAACCAGAAAAAGATTTTAAATGGACACAGCACATTACAAGAAGATATGCTGCCTATCTTAAAAAACTCGGAATAAATACAGAGGACCTTTCTTATGATATATTTATAAACTCTGAAGAAGAAAAAATAGGAAAAGATCTCAAGGATAAAATAGGTGTGGGCAATAAATTGATTACTATAAATCCATATGGTGCAAGTAAACATAAAACTTTTTCAAAAGAAAAAATAAAAGAAATGGTAGAGTTTTTTTCTGATAAAAAAGATACTTATATTACATTTGTATTTCCTCCAAATAAAAAAAGTGAAGTATTTGAGATGATAAAAAAACTTAAGAATGGAAAAATAGTTATTAATGAGAATATAAAAACAGTAAGGGATAGTGCTGGGATAATAAAATATTCTGATTTTATAATCACTCCAGACACTTCGGTGGTGCATATAGGGGCTGCATTTGATAAAAATATGGTAGCTGTTTATCCGCCCAATGGCGGTAAATTTGGGGTAGATCATTTGGTTTGGGCCCCTAGCAACGTAGGTAGAGGTTCGGAAATAGTATTCTGTGAGGACAGAAAAATCCCTTGTGATGAAACAGATATAAATAACTTTAATTTTGATGAGTTCAAAAGCTTTATAATGCAACATTTTTACTTGTAA